AGGAAAAAAACGTTTTGAGGTTGCTGAAATTCTCACGACAAGCCCATATATGACGGCAACCATTACTGAAGTTGCCGAAGCCCGACCTGAAAAAGAAAGTGAAGAGTTTAAAGCTATAATAGACTCCATAAAGGAAATGGCCTTAAAGATTATTAAGGAAAGCCCAAATATTCCCTCGGAAGCTGCTTTTGCAATAAAAAATATTGAAAGCTCTAGTTTTCTAGTGAATTTCGTTTCTTCAAATTTGAACATCGCTGTTGAAGAAAAGCAAACACTTCTGGAAATAAACAATTTGAAAGATCGTGCACTGGAAACGCTTCGGTATATGAATATGGAGATTCAAAAGCTTTCACTTCGAAATGACATTCAATCCAAGGTTCAAAGTGATATTAACCAGCAGCAACGCGAATATTTTCTTCAGCAACAAATGAAGACCATTCAAGAGGAACTAGGAGGATCTTCTATGGAGGAAGAAATAGAGGAGATGCGCGAACGTGCCACCAAAAAGAAGTGGGGCAAGGATGTAGAAAAACATTTTCAGAAAGAGCTTTCAAAAATGCAGCGCATGAATCCACAGGTTGCAGAATTCAGTATCCAAAGAAATTATTTGGATTTGCTGTTAGATCTTCCGTGGAACAAATACAGTAAGGATAAATTTGATTTAAAGCGCGCGCGAAAAATTTTGGACCGCGATCATTATGGACTCGATGATGTTAAAAAACGGATCATAGAATATTTGGCTGTCCTGAAACTTCGAAATGATATGAAATCACCCATACTTTGTCTGTATGGCCCTCCCGGAGTTGGAAAAACCTCTTTAGGAAAATCCATCGCGGAAGCCCTGGGCAGAAAATATGTGAGGATGAGTTTGGGTGGACTTCGCGATGAAGCTGAAATAAGAGGACACAGAAAAACCTATATAGGCGCCATGCCAGGACGCATTATACAAAGCATAAAAAAAGCGGAAACAAGCAATCCTGTTTTTGTTTTGGATGAGATTGACAAAATTTCAGCAAGCAACCAGGGAGATCCTTCCTCGGCAATGCTAGAAGTACTTGACCCAGAGCAAAACAATGCCTTTTATGATAACTTTTTGGAGTTGGGTTACGACCTTTCCAAAGTAATGTTCATCGCTACTTCAAACAGTTTGAGCACCATTCAGCCGGCATTGCGCGACCGCATGGAAATTATAAATGTTACGGGTTACACTATTGAGGAAAAGGTAGAAATTGCAAAACGCCACTTACTTCCGAAGCAATTAAAGGAGCACGGAATGGATAGTGAGGCTTTGAAAATTGGAAAACCGCAGTTAGAGAAAATAGTCGAAGGCTATACGCGTGAAAGCGGGGTTCGTGGTCTGGAAAAGCAAATTGCCAAAATGGTTCGTTACGCAGCAATGAAAATTGCAATGGAAGAAGAATACGAAGTTAAAGTAACCAATGATATAATCATCGAGGTGTTGGGCGCTCCCAAATTAGAACGTAACAAATATGAAAATAATGATGTGGCTGGTGTAGTAACCGGACTTGCATGGACTAAAGTTGGCGGAGATATCCTTTTTATTGAATCAACACTTTCCAAAGGAAAAGGAACATTGAATATGACTGGAAACCTTGGTAAGGTAATGAAGGAATCTGCCACTATCGCTTTGGAATATATTAAATCCAATGCTGAAAAGTTGGGTATTAATCCAGATATTTTTGACAGTTATAACGTTCACATTCACGTGCCTGAAGGCGCAACACCCAAAGATGGGCCAAGTGCAGGAATAACGATGCTTACTTCATTAGTATCTCTTTTTACACAAAGAAAAGTGAAAAAATCCATCGCTATGACCGGTGAGATTACACTTCGAGGAAAAGTACTGCCCGTGGGAGGAATAAAGGAAAAGATTCTTGCTGCAAAACGAGCACGTATTAAGGAAATTCTACTTTGTGAAGACAACAAGAGCGATATAGATGAGATAAAACCTGAATATTTAAAAGGACTGACTTTCCATTATGTAAAAGATATGAGTGATGTATTGGAATTAGCGCTGACCAAAGAAAAGGTCAAGAATGCTAAAAAACTTTAAACCGTATCCAGAATAGATGATTAATGTATATTTGTTATCAGCGACTATGCATTAATCATCAATCATTTCTTTCCTTTGTAAAAATAAATTATACTTGCATTCGTTTAGTTTTTAGTTACGGTAACTCACGTCTATGACCCAAAAGGTTTTCTTAGTTGTTTCCTTATTAATATCTCAGCTTTTGGCGGCTCAGATAGGAGGTAGGGCAACTTATCAATTTTTAAACCTAGTAAATAGCCCACGGATGGCTGCGTTAGGGGGAAAAGTAGTAACAAACTATGATTATGACCCCACCCAGCCTTTGTTAAATCCAGCCAGTATTAATCCAGCAATGGATAACCAACTTTCTTTGAACTACACAAATTATATTGGTGATGTAAATTATGGTACTGCCACCTATGCTTATCTATGGGATAGAAGAACACAGGTATTGCACGCTGGAGTTACTTATGTGAATTATGGGAAGTTTGATGGGTATGATGAACTTGGAAACCCGACGAATAGTTTCAGTGGTGGGGAAGTAGCACTTTCCTTGGGTCATGCCCGAAACATTGCTTTTACAAATTTCCACGTAGGTGTAAATGTGAAACTGATTTCTTCAACTTTGGAAAATTATTCTTCTTTTGGAGGAGCACTGGATATTGGCCTTATGTACGTTTACGAAGATTGGGACCTTCATATTACAGGAGTTGCAAGAAATCTTGGAACACAGTTTACGCCCTATCACGAAGAATATGAGCCCCTTCCTTTCGAACTTATTTTTGGAATTTCTCAGACCCTTCAGAATGTGCCTATTCGCTGGCACTTCACTATGGAAAATATGCAGCAATGGAATATAGCATTTTCTAATCCTTCCAGAGAAGAAACCGACTTGGAGGGAAATACCCAAAAGGAAAACATTAATTTTATCGATAATGCTTTTCGGCATATGATTGCGGGTATTGAAGTTTTTCCCGAAAGCGGGTTCAATATTCGTTTGGGATATAATTTTAGAAGAGGTGAAGAATTGCGAATAGCAGAAAAGCGTGCATTTGCAGGGTTAAGTGCAGGATTCGCAATTAAATTGAATAAATTGAGATTGAGCTATTCCTATTCAAAATATAGTACCGCAGCTTCCTCAAGCTTTTTCGGACTAAATATAGACTTACAGTAATGCAAAAAATTACTATTGCCATAGACGGATACTCCTCTACCGGAAAAAGTACGGTTGCCAAACAATTGGCAGATCATCTAGGCTATGTTTATGTTGATAGTGGGGCTATGTACCGGGCAGTAACGCTATATGCCATGCAAAAAGGTATTATCTCAAAAAAGCATTTTGATGTTGAAAAACTAAAAAAGTCGCTTTCCGAAATTCATTTAAAATTTCACAAAGAAGCAGCTTGGAACAAGGCACATATCTTTTTGAACGGAAAGGACGTAGAAGACAAAATAAGGAACCTTGAGGTTTCAGAATTTGTAAGTCCGATAGCAACAATCCATGAAGTACGTGCAAAGTTGGTTGCCCAACAGCAACAAATGGGTTTGGAAAAAGGTGTGGTAATGGATGGAAGAGATATTGGCACCGTAGTATTTCCGCGTGCGGAATTAAAAATTTTCATGAATGCTTCTGCTGAAGAGCGCGCGCAAAGAAGATACAAAGAGCTTTTGGCACGAGGCGAAAAAATTCATTTAGACGAGGTTTTGAAGAATATTCAGGAGCGCGACCATATAGATACTACAAGAGCTGACTCTCCATTGCTACAGGCCAAAGATGCCATAGTGATTGATAATTCTGAAATGAATCTGCAAGATCAGTTCCACACTGTACTTCAGCTTGCTAAAGACCGAATTGCGGGTCGCATATAATTTCTTTATATTTCTAGAATCTTTTTTATTAAGCTATAATTCAAACTGATATACAATGGCTTCATTTTTTCAGGAATTTAAAAATTTCGCCATAAAAGGCAATATGATTGATATGGCGGTAGGTATTGTTATTGGCACCGCCTTCAATAATGTAATAAGCACAATCGTAAAAAAAATAGTAATGCCCCCGCTGTCATTGCTTACCGATGGAGTAAATCTTGCCAACAAAAAATACGTTCTGCGCCCTGCAAGCGGCACATCAGAAGAAATTGCTATTGGTTATGGGGAACTGATGGAAGTATTGATTGACTTTTTCATCATTGCATTTACCATATTTGTCGTCATTAAGTCTATCAATCGCTTCAAGAAAAAAGCGGAAGACCCTAAGGATAAATCTGTTGAAACGCCCAAAGACATCCAACTTCTTTCAAATATCAAAAAATTGATGGAAGAACAGAATGCTTTACTTAAAAAAAAGTAAGAAATTTCTAAATAAAATTAGAGAAAAAGAAAAGGAGAACAAATACATTTAGTAATGCGTAAAATCAAATTTTCAAAATATTCCCATGAATATAAATTTGGCTTGCTATCGCTATTGATATTTTTGATTCTTTCTACTTTATGCGTTCTTACATATTACTGGACCCTTCAGGATCAAAAGGAGGATAAGCTTAAACAACTGGAGGTTCTTGGAAGTTTGACCTATCGGGATTTTGAAAAAATAGTGCACCACAACATTAATTCGTTGGAAGATTTGGCTGGAAGGATTATGGAAAGCAATGGGGCATTTGCAAAATATCTACAGTCAGACACTGAAAGGATAATTCGCCAAAATCAAGGAATAAAGTTTATTGAATTTATAAATGAGAGCGGAATTATAACTTTTATAAACCCTCTGGAACCGAATAGAAAAGCCTTAAACTATGACATAAAGTCTCATTTTCGATATTCTGATTGGATTGCAGTTTCAAGAGATACCCTAACAAATATTACTCCTTGGATAACCCTTACCCAATCGGGAAAGGCATTTTTGGTTGATGTACCTATTTATTATGATGAAAAATTCAAAGGCACAATTTCAGCCGGAATGGATTTTAAACCCGAATTTGATAATTTAAGTTCCAAACAGAATCTTTACAGTATTTTGATTAAAGATGAAAAGGGAAATATTTTTTACAGCTACAACAATCCATCTCCAGAAATTTTTGAATCGGCCCAAATCTTTTCAAAGACCTTAAGTCCGCTTTCCAATAACATTTCCGGGAGCTGGAAGTTTGAATTTATGTTTGATTCCAAGGATGAATTAAAAGCCACATCCTTGCAAAACAAAATATTGGCTCTCGGTATTTTTTTATCGTTTACCATCGGACTATTAGCCTATTTTTTTCTTATGGCCAAACAGCAATATATTCGTTATAAGTTGATAAACAGAAAATTAAACACACT
The Aequorivita iocasae genome window above contains:
- the lon gene encoding endopeptidase La → MAHSKLTSLDKLSFQDLKEDAEFIPLMSAEDEDAMHKEDLPEILPILPLRNTVLFPGVVIPITAGRDKSIKLINETNKGNKVIGVVSQKDENEEEPGIADINTIGTVAQILRVLKMPDGNTTVIIQGKKRFEVAEILTTSPYMTATITEVAEARPEKESEEFKAIIDSIKEMALKIIKESPNIPSEAAFAIKNIESSSFLVNFVSSNLNIAVEEKQTLLEINNLKDRALETLRYMNMEIQKLSLRNDIQSKVQSDINQQQREYFLQQQMKTIQEELGGSSMEEEIEEMRERATKKKWGKDVEKHFQKELSKMQRMNPQVAEFSIQRNYLDLLLDLPWNKYSKDKFDLKRARKILDRDHYGLDDVKKRIIEYLAVLKLRNDMKSPILCLYGPPGVGKTSLGKSIAEALGRKYVRMSLGGLRDEAEIRGHRKTYIGAMPGRIIQSIKKAETSNPVFVLDEIDKISASNQGDPSSAMLEVLDPEQNNAFYDNFLELGYDLSKVMFIATSNSLSTIQPALRDRMEIINVTGYTIEEKVEIAKRHLLPKQLKEHGMDSEALKIGKPQLEKIVEGYTRESGVRGLEKQIAKMVRYAAMKIAMEEEYEVKVTNDIIIEVLGAPKLERNKYENNDVAGVVTGLAWTKVGGDILFIESTLSKGKGTLNMTGNLGKVMKESATIALEYIKSNAEKLGINPDIFDSYNVHIHVPEGATPKDGPSAGITMLTSLVSLFTQRKVKKSIAMTGEITLRGKVLPVGGIKEKILAAKRARIKEILLCEDNKSDIDEIKPEYLKGLTFHYVKDMSDVLELALTKEKVKNAKKL
- the porQ gene encoding type IX secretion system protein PorQ yields the protein MTQKVFLVVSLLISQLLAAQIGGRATYQFLNLVNSPRMAALGGKVVTNYDYDPTQPLLNPASINPAMDNQLSLNYTNYIGDVNYGTATYAYLWDRRTQVLHAGVTYVNYGKFDGYDELGNPTNSFSGGEVALSLGHARNIAFTNFHVGVNVKLISSTLENYSSFGGALDIGLMYVYEDWDLHITGVARNLGTQFTPYHEEYEPLPFELIFGISQTLQNVPIRWHFTMENMQQWNIAFSNPSREETDLEGNTQKENINFIDNAFRHMIAGIEVFPESGFNIRLGYNFRRGEELRIAEKRAFAGLSAGFAIKLNKLRLSYSYSKYSTAASSSFFGLNIDLQ
- the cmk gene encoding (d)CMP kinase gives rise to the protein MQKITIAIDGYSSTGKSTVAKQLADHLGYVYVDSGAMYRAVTLYAMQKGIISKKHFDVEKLKKSLSEIHLKFHKEAAWNKAHIFLNGKDVEDKIRNLEVSEFVSPIATIHEVRAKLVAQQQQMGLEKGVVMDGRDIGTVVFPRAELKIFMNASAEERAQRRYKELLARGEKIHLDEVLKNIQERDHIDTTRADSPLLQAKDAIVIDNSEMNLQDQFHTVLQLAKDRIAGRI
- the mscL gene encoding large-conductance mechanosensitive channel protein MscL, giving the protein MASFFQEFKNFAIKGNMIDMAVGIVIGTAFNNVISTIVKKIVMPPLSLLTDGVNLANKKYVLRPASGTSEEIAIGYGELMEVLIDFFIIAFTIFVVIKSINRFKKKAEDPKDKSVETPKDIQLLSNIKKLMEEQNALLKKK